The DNA segment GCCGAAGATCCCCTGCGTCCCCATCACGTTGTGGCCCACCAGGCGGATCCAGTCGAAGGACGAGGTGGTGAACGGAGCGGGGAAGAGCGGGCCCCAGTAGGCGTAGGCGAAGAACCCCAGCACCACCAGTGGCACCAGGATGCCGACGGTGCGCCTGGCTGCCTCAAGGACCACCAGGATGGCGATGACGCCCATGATCAGGTCGAGGTAGGTCGGCACGATGGCCCGGCGGAAGAACGGGTCCCAGTCGGAAATGATGTAGGCGAACGGGACGATGGCGACGGCGGCGAGCACCCAGTCGAGCAGATGCGGATTGTCGGACTTGCCGGCATCCTTGGCCTTCGCCGACCGGCCCCACCCCCGGTATACGAGGAACGTCAGGGACAGCCCGATCATCAGGAACGCGGGCAGGTAGAACTGGGTCGCCATCGGGTTGAACACCCAGTACAGCGCGAACAGGGAAAGCCCAGCGCCGCCAATCTTGACCACCAGAGCCGGAATTCCGGTCAGCTGCCGGGAAGGCTTCTCCGCCTCAAACTCGGCGATCAGCGCGTCTTCATCGATCTCGTCGCTGCGGTCGATTGGGTTGACCTGCGCATCGTCAGGTATTCGAGCCTCGTCGCGACGGCTCGGATCGAGCGTCTCGCTCGGGGTGGGGCGGTGCGGCGTGCCGGCTTTGAGGGCGCCGTCGCCGTCAATTCGCTCGGTCATGGGGTCTCCTTGATGTCTAGCAGGATGAAGGGCTGATCGTCGTCGACCAGGGACCACAGCGAAACGGGCGCTGCTCCGGGCAGGTGGAGGGTGCGTTCACCGAGGTCGGTGGCGGCAATGGAAAGGTCGTTGAAGACGGCGGGGTGCTCCGGGTCGGGGTCGACCACGTACTTCCGCCGGTCGGTGGGGTCCGCGGGGGTGGGGGCGCCGGGGACGCCGTAATATTCCTCGAGCACCGCGAGCTGGTCGGCGGCGATCTGGTCAAGCCGGAAACTGCCGTCGGGGAGGACCGTGTAGCGTTCCTCTGCGAGCGTTCCGTAGAGCGAGTTGCGGTAGCTGACCGCGAAGGTGTCGCCGGGCAGGGCCACCGTGGCCAGCCCGCCGTCGTCGTTGGTGATCACGATGCTGCGCCTGGAATCGTCCTGGCCGGACGCATCCTGGGCAGCAACCGCGAACGCCCCACCGCCCAGCGTGCCAAGGCACACCAGGACGGCGACGACGACGGCGGGCTTGCGCATCAGTGGTTAGCCTGCATTTTCGTCGAAGTACCTCTGGGCGCCGGGGCAGGTGTCGACGTAGGCGATGTCGCCGGCGGTGGCGGCATCCAGTTCTACGGCGGCGGGGTGCACCTGGGTCAGGGCTTCAACGTTGTCGAAGATCGCCGCGGTGATGTTGTACTGCAGCTCCTCGTCCATGGTGGGGCTGGCGACGAGGATGTTCGGCGACGCGATGGCGGAGACCGCTTCGGTCTGGCCCTCGTAGGTGTCGGCGGGGATCTCTTCCTCTACGTAGTACTCGCCGTATTCGGTGGCGAGCTGCTCGGCATACTCACCGATGTTGAGGAGGCTCATGTCGCCGTCGCTGGCGAGGTCGATCAGCGCGCCGGTGGGTAGACCGCCGGACCAGAAGCCCGCGTCGATGGTGCCGTCGCGCAGGGCGGCGACGGTCTCAGCGGCCCCGAGCTGGCGGCGTTCGAAACCCGACTCGGGGTCGATACCGGCGGCTTCGAGGATACGCAGGGCGGCAACCTCGGTGGCGGACCCGGGAGCGCCGACCGAGACGACCTTGCCTTCCATGTCGGCGACACCCTCGATGCCGGTGCCGTCAACGGTGACGGCCTGCATGAAGTTGTTGTAGGTGTTGCCGAGTGAGCAGATCTCGATGGCGTTGCCGTCGAAGTCGTTGACACCCTCGACGGCGTCGGAGACGACGTCGCCAACGGCGAAGGCCAGCTGGGCTGCACCGTTCTCGATCAGGAGCATGTTGTCCACGGAGGCGTTGGTCTCCTGGACGGTGGCGTCGTAGCCCTCGATGTTGTCGCGGATCATGGTGGCGAAACCGCCGCCGAGGGGGTAATAGACGCCGCCCGTGCCGCCTGTGGCGATGGAGAGGGTGCCGCCGTCGGCGCCGCCACTGGCCTCACCGCCGCCGCTTCCGCCGCCGCTGGTATCGGGGCTTCCGCAGGCGGACAGGAATAGCGCGGGGATGGTCAGTGCGGCTGCGGCAAGCCGTACCCTGCGACGGTGCAGAGGTGAGGTTGTCATGAATGTTCTCCCTTAGTGGTGGTGGTGGTGAGTGAATGAGGTTGGCTAGTGGGGGTGGACTCGGTGTCTGCCGGTGGGCTGTCCGGCGCCGGGGTCACCGGCGTGTTTGCAGGTGGCGCGCTGGCAGCTGGTGCCTCGACGGCGCCCGCTGCGAGCAGGCCGGCCAGCGCCCGGTAGTAGCCCACCAGGACGGACAGCTCGGTAATGCCCGAGTGGCCGTGCTGGGTGAGGGCGGTGGCGTGGTCTTTGGCGGAGACGGTCCGGCCGTTCAGCAGGGCTGCGGTGAAGGTCAGGGCCGAGCGCTCGTCGTCGGGCAGGCCCGGGGGGACAAACCCGCCGCGCAGGCTTTCCAGTTCGTCGGGCGTGATGCCGACGGTGAGGGCGACCCGGCTGTGGGCGTACCACTCGTAGGTCGAGGCGCGCTCGGCGGCGACCGCGCAGATCACCAATTCGCGGGTCCGGTCGGATAGTTCCCCGCCGAACCGCAGTGCCGCGCCCAGCGCCTGGACGGCGTGGCCGATCTGCGGTGCGTAGAGCAGGGCGTTGAAGGGACCGGCGAGGTGGCCGTCGTCGTCGACCACCAGGAACGGACCGCCCGCCCGGGGCGGGCCGGCGATGGTGTTGTAGAGGGCCAATTGATCGTCGTCGAGGGCGTCGGGAGCCAGCAGCGGGAAGCGGCCGCCGTGCGCCTTCTCGGCCGGCAGCGAATCAGCCGGCCGGGCCCCGGTCTGAGGGGTCTCGGTCTGCAGCTCAACCTCCGGTTGGTTAGACAAGGGTCCGCCCACCA comes from the Arthrobacter sp. CAN_C5 genome and includes:
- a CDS encoding TAXI family TRAP transporter solute-binding subunit, which translates into the protein MTTSPLHRRRVRLAAAALTIPALFLSACGSPDTSGGGSGGGEASGGADGGTLSIATGGTGGVYYPLGGGFATMIRDNIEGYDATVQETNASVDNMLLIENGAAQLAFAVGDVVSDAVEGVNDFDGNAIEICSLGNTYNNFMQAVTVDGTGIEGVADMEGKVVSVGAPGSATEVAALRILEAAGIDPESGFERRQLGAAETVAALRDGTIDAGFWSGGLPTGALIDLASDGDMSLLNIGEYAEQLATEYGEYYVEEEIPADTYEGQTEAVSAIASPNILVASPTMDEELQYNITAAIFDNVEALTQVHPAAVELDAATAGDIAYVDTCPGAQRYFDENAG
- a CDS encoding carboxymuconolactone decarboxylase family protein is translated as MSNQPEVELQTETPQTGARPADSLPAEKAHGGRFPLLAPDALDDDQLALYNTIAGPPRAGGPFLVVDDDGHLAGPFNALLYAPQIGHAVQALGAALRFGGELSDRTRELVICAVAAERASTYEWYAHSRVALTVGITPDELESLRGGFVPPGLPDDERSALTFTAALLNGRTVSAKDHATALTQHGHSGITELSVLVGYYRALAGLLAAGAVEAPAASAPPANTPVTPAPDSPPADTESTPTSQPHSLTTTTTKGEHS